From a region of the Lactuca sativa cultivar Salinas chromosome 4, Lsat_Salinas_v11, whole genome shotgun sequence genome:
- the LOC128133692 gene encoding uncharacterized protein LOC128133692, with protein MKKLRGLKHTGSIRDYIVEFTSLMLELPDMQEKDKLFYFMDGLQSWAYNELKRRNVKYINEAIVVAEDLMEFRKEITVKKNSGGEQTMTEPEPKQNTPQTLNTKGKEIEGRNRREEGKEIKCYLCDGPHLIRDCPKKKTFYAMVLQEEEDEAQISSMRFLNSISKDRIKSSKKEEDKGGSLMFVEVKVKARNTKALVDSGATHSFIAEEEARKLGIHYTKELGRLKVVNSPSNSILIVSRGIPMKIAEWEGTIDLIVVPMDDYRMVLGMDFLDMVCPWSFERDNTLRITKGSTIHIIPLERRKTKARSLSTMKMCYDQSNIIKKNMKPKGEVRISEARLKEQGSISHIKSYSRFYEDKRRNRIQSTLRNKSTPYSKR; from the coding sequence ATGAAGAAACTTCGTGGGCTAAAGCATACGGGATCCATCCGAGACTATATAGTCGAGTTCACGAGCTTGATGCTAGAGTTACCCGACATGCAGGAGAAGGACAAACTTTTCTATTTCATGGATGGACTACAATCTTGGGCCTACAACGAGCTCAAGAGGAGAAATGTCAAATACATTAACGAAGCTATTGTCGTGGCAGAAGATCTAATGGAATTTCGAAAAGAAATCACGGTTAAGAAGAATAGTGGGGGAGAACAAACTATGACGGAACCGGAACCAAAACAAAACACACCCCAAACTTTAAATACAAAAGGAAAAGAAATCGAAGGAAGAAACCGAAGAGAAGAGGGAAAGGAGATCAAGTGCTACTTGTGTGATGGTCCTCACTTGATCCGAGACTGTCCGAAGAAAAAGACTTTCTATGCGatggttttgcaagaagaagaagacgaagcACAAATAAGCTCAATGCGTTTTCTGAACTCAATATCGAAAGATAGGATAAAATCTTCTAAGAAGGAAGAAGATAAAGGAGGGAGTCTCATGTTCGTCGAAGTTAAAGTGAAGGCAAGGAACACTAAGGCACTAGTAGATTCTGGAGCAACACATAGTTTCATCGCAGAGGAAGAAGCAAGGAAGTTGGGTATTCATTATACAAAGGAGTTAGGTCGGTTGAAGGTTGTCAACTCTCCATCTAATTCGATCCTCATAGTTTCTCGTGGAATACCCATGAAGATTGCAGAATGGGAAGGGACCATCGACTTGATAGTGGTTCCGATGGACGACTATCGCATGGTACTAGGGATGGATTTCCTGGATATGGTATGTCCTTGGTCGTTTGAAAGAGACAACACCCTGCGTATAACCAAGGGATCAACTATCCATATAATTCCCTtggaaagaagaaagacaaaAGCTCGATCCCTTTCAACTATGAAGATGTGTTATGACCAGAGCAATATAATCAAGAAGAATATGAAGCCAAAAGGGGAAGTTCGAATAAGCGAGGCACGTTTGAAGGAACAGGGATCTATATCCCACATAAAGAGTTACTCAAGGTTTTACGAGGATAAGAGAAGAAATAGGATTCAAAGTACATTGAGAAATAAAAGCACGCCTTACTCGAAGAGATAA